The DNA region CCAGGTCGCCCAGCGCCCCGGCGGGTTTCGTGAGCTGCGCCTGCCGCGCCTGCGCGTGCGCCATGGCGCCCGTATCGGCGGGAAGGATGCTCTGGATCAGGGTGGACAGGTCGTGGTTCATGAAACTCCTTTCAGGGTGAGGGGTAGGCCGCTGACGATCAGCGCAGCCTCGTCGCTGCCGTGCGCGCAGCGCTGGTTCACCCAGCCGAGCACGTCCCGGTAGCGGCGGGAGAGGGCGCCGTCCGGCACGATCCCGAACCCCACCTCGTTCGTCACGAGAATGACCGTCCCGGACCGCGCCCGGGCGACGGCGAGCAGGTCGTCGGCGGCCTGTAGGATCTGGTCGTCCGGCCAGTCGTGGAACATCAGGTTGTTCACCCACACGCTTAGGCAGTCCAGCAGCACCACCGGCGTGCCCGCCTCCCGCACCGCTGCGGGCACGTCCACGGGTGCCTCCACGGTTACCCAGCCCGCCGGGCGGTCCGCGCGGTGCCGCCCGATCCGGTCCTGCATCTCCGCATCGAACGCCACCCCGGTCGCCACGTACGTCACGGCCTCGCCCGCCTGCGCCGCCCGCCGCTCCGCGTACGCGCTCTTCCCGCTGCGGGCGCCGCCCGTCACGAACACCAGGCGTGCCATCAGAGCAGTCCCCGCACGAACGGCCAGTCCAGGCTGGCCTTTACCCGCGCCGCGATTGCGTCCAGACGCGCATCCAGCGAATCCAGGCCCGCCGGGACCGGCAGGTCCGCCCAGCCCAGGAACCGCTCCAGGTACGCCGGGTTCTCCAGCAGGCCGTGCAGGTACGTGCCGCGCACGTTCCCCTGGCGCCACAGCAGCCCCGGCGTGCAGGCGCTGGCGCCGGCGCCCGCCACCGTCTGCCCGTGGTGAATCTCGTAGCCCTCCAGCGCGAAGCCCGTCTCCGCGTCCGTCAGGCGCGTCAATCGCGTGGTTTTCAGGGGCGCGAACTCCGTCTCCAGGTCCAGCAGACCCAGGCCCGCCACGTCCCCGCCGCCCTCCACGCCATGCGGGTCCGTGATGCGCGAGCCCAGCATCTGCAACCCTCCGCACACGCCCAGCACCGGCACGCCCTGCGCCGCCAGCCGGGTGATCGCCCCCGCCAGCCCCGACGCCCGCAGCCACGCCAGGTCCGCCGCCGTGCTCTTGCTGCCCGGCAGGATCACCGCCCGCGCCCCCACCAGATCCGCCGGGGATGCCACCCAGCGCGCCAGTTCCCCCAGCGGCGCGAACTCGTCCAGGTTCGACACCCGCGGCAGCCGCGCAATCGCCACGAACCCCCCGTCCCCATGCGCCGCGGCGCCCTCCAGGGCCACGCCGTCCTCCTCCGGCAGCGGAACGTCCAGCCAAGGCACCACGCCCACCGTCGGCACACCCGTCTGCTCCTGCAACCACTCCGGAGCAGGGGAGAGCAGCGACGCGTCCCCCCGGAAGCGGTTCAGGATGAACCCCCGCAGCAGCGCCCGCTCTTCCGGAATCAGGCAGTGCCACGTGCCCAGCAGATGCGCGAACGCTCCACCCCGGTCAATGTCCGCCGCCAGCAGGACCGCCGCCTGCACCTCCCGCGCCACCCGCATGTTCACGATGTCCGAACTGCGCAGGTTCACCTCCGCCGGACTGCCCGCTCCCTCGATCACCACCACGTCGAACTCCGCCATCAGGCTGTGCAGCGCCTCCTGCACGTGTGGCCACAACTGCCCCTTGCGCTCCCGCCAGGGCAGGGCCGTCAGCTCCGGGTCCGCGCGGCCCAGCAGCACCACCTGACTGCGCGTGTCCGCCTCCGGCTTGAGCAGCACCGGATTCATCCGCACGTCCGGCATCACCCGCGCCGCCCGCGCCTGCACCAGCTGCGCCCGCCCCATCTCCAAGCCCGCCGGCGTCACCCCCGCGTTATTGCTCATGTTCTGCGCCTTGAACGGCGCCACCCGCAACCCCTCATCCGCCAGCGCCCGACACAATGCCGACGCCAGATACGACTTCCCCGCATTACTCGTGCAGCCCTGCACCATGATGGCGTTTCCCATTACCGGATGACCTCCTTGAGTCTTGTGATCAGCGCGTCGTTCTCCTGAGGCGTGCGCGTGCTGACGCGAATCCATTCCGGCAGGGCATAGCTGGCGCAGTCCCGGACGCGAATGTTGTGACCGAGCAGGGCCTGTGCGACCTGGGCGGCGTTTCCGACGCGCAGGAGCAGGTAGGGCGTCCCGTGATGCTGCAACTCGCCAAACTCGCGCAGGGCGGCGGCGAGCACCAGGGCATGCTGCCGGACGAGTGGCAGGGTGGTGTGCAGGAACGCTTGCGCGTCCGGGAGGGCGGCCAGCAGGGCGTCCGTGCCGGCGGGCACGTGCCACGCGGGCGCCAGGTTCTCCAGCTTCGCGATGACGCTGGGAGCGGCGATGGCGTAGGCGGGGCGGACGCCGACCAGCCCGTGGGCCTTGCCGGGGGACTGCAGGCGCATCAGATTCGGATGCCGCGGCGGAGCAGCGCCGTCCGGCAGGAAAGGCGCGTACGCCTCGTCCAGGATCAGGAGGGCGCCCGCCCCCTCGCACTGCTGCGCAAGACGCTGGAGTTCCGCAGTGCTGAGGCGGTGCCCGGTGGGGTTGTGCGGGTGGCCTACGTACACCAGCCGGGTGTGTGGCGGCAGGTGCTCGGGTAGATCGGGCACCACCTGAATCTGTCCGCGTTGCAGCTGCGCGGCGCGGGCGAGTTCGCCGAACGGGACGTGCAGGCTGAGCAGGGTTGCTCCGGCGGGCAGGAACGCCCGCGCGAGGCGGTGCAGCAGGTCCGACGCGCCGACGCTGAGGGCGATCTCGTCCGGGGTGACGCCGTGCCAGCTCGCCAGTCGGGCGCGGGTGGCCTGGTAGGTGGGGTCGGGGTAGTGGGCGTGATCGGCCTGCTGCGCGGCCCGCAGGAGTTCGGGGTTGGGGCCGTAGGGG from Deinococcus ficus includes:
- the cobU gene encoding bifunctional adenosylcobinamide kinase/adenosylcobinamide-phosphate guanylyltransferase yields the protein MARLVFVTGGARSGKSAYAERRAAQAGEAVTYVATGVAFDAEMQDRIGRHRADRPAGWVTVEAPVDVPAAVREAGTPVVLLDCLSVWVNNLMFHDWPDDQILQAADDLLAVARARSGTVILVTNEVGFGIVPDGALSRRYRDVLGWVNQRCAHGSDEAALIVSGLPLTLKGVS
- a CDS encoding cobyric acid synthase, which produces MGNAIMVQGCTSNAGKSYLASALCRALADEGLRVAPFKAQNMSNNAGVTPAGLEMGRAQLVQARAARVMPDVRMNPVLLKPEADTRSQVVLLGRADPELTALPWRERKGQLWPHVQEALHSLMAEFDVVVIEGAGSPAEVNLRSSDIVNMRVAREVQAAVLLAADIDRGGAFAHLLGTWHCLIPEERALLRGFILNRFRGDASLLSPAPEWLQEQTGVPTVGVVPWLDVPLPEEDGVALEGAAAHGDGGFVAIARLPRVSNLDEFAPLGELARWVASPADLVGARAVILPGSKSTAADLAWLRASGLAGAITRLAAQGVPVLGVCGGLQMLGSRITDPHGVEGGGDVAGLGLLDLETEFAPLKTTRLTRLTDAETGFALEGYEIHHGQTVAGAGASACTPGLLWRQGNVRGTYLHGLLENPAYLERFLGWADLPVPAGLDSLDARLDAIAARVKASLDWPFVRGLL
- a CDS encoding pyridoxal phosphate-dependent aminotransferase; protein product: MTGLPPLLPRAPHGGPTATPFRGLDFSVNSNPYGPNPELLRAAQQADHAHYPDPTYQATRARLASWHGVTPDEIALSVGASDLLHRLARAFLPAGATLLSLHVPFGELARAAQLQRGQIQVVPDLPEHLPPHTRLVYVGHPHNPTGHRLSTAELQRLAQQCEGAGALLILDEAYAPFLPDGAAPPRHPNLMRLQSPGKAHGLVGVRPAYAIAAPSVIAKLENLAPAWHVPAGTDALLAALPDAQAFLHTTLPLVRQHALVLAAALREFGELQHHGTPYLLLRVGNAAQVAQALLGHNIRVRDCASYALPEWIRVSTRTPQENDALITRLKEVIR